One segment of Thermoleophilaceae bacterium DNA contains the following:
- a CDS encoding ABC transporter ATP-binding protein — protein sequence MATFRRLLGFLRPYRVGVFWSFLLAALAMGTGVLIPYLVGRTVDEIRNGRVDLWPLAAAILAAAGLRFALSAARRLVAGRVSLGVEFDLRNRVYGHLQELELGFFDEQQTGQLMSRSTVDLQSVRFFLGYGLIFMAQSALTILIAAGVMVGVNPGLAAVTLAPTPFVIWVAFVYGRKNRPASQEVQQRIAELTAEAEENVSGVRVVKAFAQEERQLARFRVAVKRVFDQSMISTRLSAFYSPLIAFLPNLGLAALLFVGGREAIHGTITVGEFVAFYGYVMMLTGPMRMLGIALGMAQRAVASGARVFEILDREPRVVAPPDAPPLPSGRGRVELRDVSFGYEGGRQVLSDIDLTVEAGRTVALVGPTGSGKSTLVMLIPRLYDVSEGAVVVDGADVRDVEPGSLRREVAFVSDDPFLFSASVRDNIAYARPDASDEEVRDAARRAGAEEFISELPEEWDTRIGERGYTLSGGQRQRIAIARALLKDPRILILDDATSSVDATTESRITRALNELTRGRTTFIIAHRLSTIALADEIVVLENGRIAAQGTHDELLETSDLYREIAEKGLPDQVFLNRKPLEQAEEVGL from the coding sequence GTGGCGACTTTCAGGAGACTGCTCGGATTCCTCCGGCCCTACCGGGTCGGCGTCTTCTGGTCCTTTCTCCTGGCGGCCCTCGCGATGGGCACCGGGGTGCTCATCCCCTATCTCGTCGGTCGCACCGTCGACGAGATCCGCAACGGCCGCGTGGACCTGTGGCCGCTCGCCGCGGCGATCCTGGCGGCGGCCGGGCTTCGCTTCGCGCTGAGCGCGGCGCGACGCCTGGTGGCGGGCCGGGTGTCGCTCGGTGTGGAGTTCGACCTGCGCAACCGCGTCTATGGGCATCTCCAGGAGCTCGAGCTCGGCTTCTTCGACGAGCAGCAGACCGGCCAGCTCATGTCGCGCTCCACCGTCGATCTCCAGTCCGTCCGCTTCTTCCTCGGCTACGGGCTCATCTTCATGGCGCAGTCCGCTCTCACGATCCTGATCGCCGCCGGGGTGATGGTGGGCGTGAACCCCGGGCTGGCGGCCGTCACGCTCGCGCCCACGCCGTTCGTGATCTGGGTGGCATTCGTGTACGGGCGCAAGAACCGGCCCGCGTCGCAGGAGGTTCAGCAGCGCATCGCGGAACTCACGGCGGAGGCCGAGGAGAACGTGTCGGGCGTGCGCGTGGTGAAGGCGTTCGCGCAGGAGGAGCGGCAGCTGGCGCGCTTCCGGGTGGCGGTGAAGCGAGTGTTCGACCAGTCCATGATCTCCACGCGGCTCAGCGCCTTCTACTCGCCGCTGATCGCGTTCCTGCCCAACCTTGGGCTCGCGGCGCTGCTGTTCGTGGGCGGGCGCGAGGCGATTCACGGGACGATCACGGTGGGCGAGTTCGTGGCGTTCTACGGCTACGTGATGATGCTCACCGGGCCGATGCGGATGCTCGGGATCGCCCTGGGCATGGCTCAGCGCGCGGTGGCGTCCGGCGCGCGGGTGTTCGAGATCCTGGACCGCGAGCCGCGGGTGGTGGCGCCGCCGGACGCGCCGCCGCTGCCGAGCGGCCGCGGGCGCGTGGAGCTGCGCGACGTGAGCTTCGGCTACGAGGGCGGCCGGCAGGTGCTGAGCGACATCGACCTGACGGTGGAGGCCGGCCGCACGGTCGCGCTCGTCGGGCCGACCGGCTCTGGCAAGTCCACGCTCGTGATGCTCATCCCGCGGCTGTACGACGTGAGCGAGGGCGCCGTGGTGGTGGACGGCGCGGACGTTCGCGACGTGGAGCCGGGCTCCCTGCGGCGCGAGGTGGCGTTCGTGTCCGACGATCCGTTTCTGTTCTCCGCGAGCGTTCGCGACAACATCGCCTACGCGCGGCCTGATGCCTCCGATGAGGAGGTGCGCGACGCCGCGCGCCGTGCGGGCGCCGAGGAGTTCATCAGCGAGCTGCCGGAGGAGTGGGACACGAGAATCGGCGAGCGCGGCTACACGCTCTCCGGTGGGCAGCGGCAGCGGATCGCCATCGCGCGGGCGCTGCTCAAGGACCCGCGGATCCTGATCCTCGACGACGCCACATCGAGCGTGGACGCCACCACCGAGAGCCGCATCACGCGAGCCTTGAACGAGCTCACGCGCGGCCGCACGACCTTCATCATCGCCCACCGGCTGTCCACGATCGCGCTCGCCGACGAGATCGTCGTGCTCGAGAACGGCCGCATCGCCGCGCAGGGCACGCACGACGAGCTGCTCGAGACTTCCGACCTCTACCGCGAGATCGCGGAGAAGGGTCTGCCGGACCAGGTGTTCCTCAACCGCAAGCCGCTCGAGCAGGCTGAGGAGGTGGGTCTGTGA
- a CDS encoding glycosyl hydrolase, with the protein MDGTRCARLLLSVAFALALLAGTAHARPAGLRVGVADQNASTFAKPLYRRLGGRISRLMVPLNAAQDPYRRAWVERWLAAAKADGVEPLVAFSRFYGTPYKLPSVAQYRRAFRAFRQAFPQVTEFIPWNEENHQAQPTFSHPARAAAYYEVMRNNCPRCKIVAADVLDTHGAAAWLTKFLRALHGPRPRLWGLHNYIDANHHRLTGTERVLATVRGTIWLTETGGLVKTAALPYGEKRAAGAIRFLFGIVRRWPTRIGRVYVYNWRGVVNARLARKHPLYWDSGLTEPNGRPRPGYYALRYELKRMRLGCWSPNAAFSTAAWLAGCN; encoded by the coding sequence ATGGATGGAACGCGCTGCGCGCGGCTGTTACTGAGTGTGGCATTCGCGCTCGCGCTCCTCGCCGGCACGGCACACGCGCGCCCCGCGGGGCTCCGCGTGGGCGTCGCGGATCAGAACGCGAGCACCTTCGCGAAGCCGCTCTACCGCCGGCTCGGCGGCCGGATCTCGCGCCTCATGGTTCCGCTGAACGCCGCCCAGGACCCCTACCGGCGCGCCTGGGTGGAGCGCTGGCTTGCGGCGGCGAAGGCCGACGGCGTGGAGCCGCTCGTGGCGTTCAGCCGCTTCTACGGCACGCCGTACAAGCTGCCGTCCGTGGCTCAGTACCGGCGGGCCTTCCGGGCGTTCCGTCAGGCGTTCCCGCAGGTGACCGAGTTCATCCCGTGGAACGAGGAGAACCATCAGGCGCAGCCCACGTTCAGCCACCCGGCGCGGGCGGCCGCGTACTACGAGGTGATGAGGAACAACTGCCCGCGCTGCAAGATCGTCGCGGCCGATGTGCTGGATACCCATGGCGCGGCGGCATGGCTGACGAAGTTCCTTCGCGCCCTCCACGGGCCGCGCCCGCGACTCTGGGGTCTCCACAACTACATCGACGCGAACCATCACCGCCTCACCGGGACCGAGCGCGTGCTCGCCACGGTGCGCGGCACCATCTGGCTCACCGAGACCGGCGGCCTCGTGAAGACCGCCGCGCTGCCCTACGGCGAGAAGCGCGCCGCCGGCGCGATCCGCTTTCTGTTCGGCATCGTGCGCAGGTGGCCCACCCGCATCGGGCGCGTGTACGTCTACAACTGGCGGGGCGTGGTGAACGCGCGGCTCGCCCGCAAGCACCCGCTCTACTGGGACTCGGGCCTCACCGAGCCGAACGGCAGGCCGCGCCCCGGCTACTACGCGCTGCGCTACGAGCTCAAGCGGATGCGGCTCGGTTGCTGGAGCCCGAATGCGGCGTTCAGTACGGCGGCGTGGCTCGCCGGCTGCAACTAG